The Plectropomus leopardus isolate mb chromosome 7, YSFRI_Pleo_2.0, whole genome shotgun sequence genome window below encodes:
- the si:dkey-34d22.1 gene encoding discoidin, CUB and LCCL domain-containing protein 1 isoform X4 encodes MLTKCENIRDAVKSLIAGFWITFSFCSVGVQGQEGNGCGHTLLGTESGTLASQNYPGTYPSNSWCKWRLRVSEGRTLRLLFGDFDIESSPGCSNGSLVITDKSGEVRLGPVCGKLDSSQKNVTLTSNEVTITFRSGPHRSGRGFLLSYATDRYPDLISCLQRGSHSSSQLLSVYCPAGCKDVRGDVWGNSEQGYRDTSVLCKSAVHAGAASDSLGGRVTVNRGKSLTLYESTFANGILSKMGSLSEKKLLFSKECSNILSVTALNASSFWDKNQEHTMFWSSRNMDTSNEFLLWAADGNDLKPWVELGLSDRSTITGIITTGSNERYIESFSVFFSKDRKTWKIYKGALSREKKVFQAYTDGHLRVLNSFLPPVVARFVRLQPLSWHGRAAAQVQVLGCPVAKVTPRSRPAPEFPSIKVNMGTPEPSPTPTEGPVLVETKLSSSQPVIVAVGVVLGLIMCGSCLLAGVWWKRRKKDSQMKYSLPTSCQSFQAKSLSCTQSELISYPLERNVHDALPSPPLNDYAEPAVAAIGQKVGSTFRPASDEGYTTPFALNHYDTPGNLPEYAEPLPPEPEYATPFSEQPSESNLPTLAGIVHGHAHGAPTPAATAATRTPSHTQYDCPSHRMLSNGYCTPALHVNGPRPVSVIYAEPKSCDSLLQKHTYEKPL; translated from the exons gtAATGGCTGTGGACATACGCTGCTGGGCACCGAGTCAGGCACGTTGGCCTCTCAGAACTATCCAGGCACCTACCCCAGCAACTCCTGGTGTAAGTGGAGGCTTCGAGTGTCAGAGGGGCGAACGCTGCGATTGCTGTTTGGGGATTTTGACATTGAGAGCAGTCCGGGCTGCAGCAATGGCTCTCTCGTGATCACAGACAAGAGTGGAGAAGTCCGTCTGG gtccagtgtgtgggaagCTTGATtcatcacagaaaaatgtgacaCTCACAAGCAATGAAGTGACAATAACCTTCAGGTCCGGCCCACACCGCTCTGGAAGAGGGTTTCTACTGTCCTACGCCACAGACCGGTATCCAG aTCTCATTTCTTGTTTACAACGAGGATCTCATTCCAGCTCGCAGCTTTTGAG CGTGTACTGCCCTGCTGGATGTAAGGATGTCAGAGGGGATGTTTGGGGAAACTCTGAACAGGGTTACAGAGAT ACCTCAGTCCTGTGCAAATCTGCTGTCCACGCTGGAGCTGCATCTGACAGTCTGGGAGGTCGTGTCACTGTGAATCGTGGGAAAAGTCTTACACTTTATGAGTCCACCTTTGCTAATGGAATCCTTTCAAAAAT GGGATCATTATCTGAAAAGAAGCTGCTCTTCAGCAAAG AATGCAGCAACATCCTGAGTGTCACTGCTTTAAATGCCTCATCTTTCTGGGATAAAAACCAAGAGCACACAATGTTCTGGTCCTCCAGAAACATGGATACTAGCAATGAGTTCCTACTCTGGGCAGCAGACGGGAACGATCTGAAGCCATGGGTGGAGCTGGGGCTTAGTGATAGAAGCACTATCACag gAATAATAACAACGGGATCAAACGAGCGCTACATAGaatccttcagtgtttttttcagcaaggACAGAAAAACCTGGAAGATTTACAAAGGTGCtctcagcagagaaaaaaag GTGTTTCAGGCCTACACTGATGGCCACCTTAGGGTTCTCAACAGCTTTCTCCCTCCTGTGGTGGCTCGATTTGTCCGGCTACAGCCGCTGAGCTGGCACGGCCGAGCTGCCGCTCAGGTGCAAGTCCTGGGCTGCCCTGTGGCCAAGGTGACACCAAGGTCACGCCCAGCCCCCG AATTTCCATCCATCAAAGTAAACATGGGAACACCAGAGCCCAGCCCAACTCCAACTGAGGGCCCAGTGTTAGTGGAGACCAAACTGA GCTCCAGTCAGCCAGTAATAGTGGCGGTGGGAGTGGTGCTGGGCCTGATCATGTGCGGCAGTTGTTTGTTGGCTGGAGTCTGGTGGAAGAGAAG GAAAAAAGATTCACAAATGAAGTACTCTTTACCCACAA GTTGTCAGAGTTTCCAGGCAAAGAGTCTCTCCTGCACACAGTCGGAGCTTATCTCTTATCCTCTGGAGCGAAATGTCCATGATGCTCTACCTAGCCCTCCTCTTAATg ACTATGCAGAGCCTGCTGTTGCAGCTATTGGGCAGAAAGTTGGGTCAACGTTTAGACCGGCCTCAGATGAGGGCTACACCACCCCCTTTGCCCTCAACCATTATGACACTCCTGGCAACCTTCCTGAGTACGCCGAGCCTCTTCCCCCAGAGCCCGAGTACGCCACCCCATTCAGTGAGCAGCCCTCCGAGTCCAACCTGCCAACTCTGGCGGGGATCGTTCACGGTCATGCACATGGAGCTCCTACACCCGCAGCTACTGCTGCTACCAGAACACCCAGCCACACCCAGTATGACTGTCCCTCACACAGGATGCTGTCCAATGGCTACTGCACTCCTGCTCTTCATGTCAATGGCCCGCGGCCTGTCAGTGTGATCTACGCTGAGCCGAAGTCATGTGACTCTTTACTACAGAAGCACACATATGAGAAGCCTTTGTGA
- the si:dkey-34d22.1 gene encoding discoidin, CUB and LCCL domain-containing protein 1 isoform X1, with amino-acid sequence MLTKCENIRDAVKSLIAGFWITFSFCSVGVQGQEGNGCGHTLLGTESGTLASQNYPGTYPSNSWCKWRLRVSEGRTLRLLFGDFDIESSPGCSNGSLVITDKSGEVRLGPVCGKLDSSQKNVTLTSNEVTITFRSGPHRSGRGFLLSYATDRYPDLISCLQRGSHSSSQLLSVYCPAGCKDVRGDVWGNSEQGYRDTSVLCKSAVHAGAASDSLGGRVTVNRGKSLTLYESTFANGILSKMGSLSEKKLLFSKECSNILSVTALNASSFWDKNQEHTMFWSSRNMDTSNEFLLWAADGNDLKPWVELGLSDRSTITGIITTGSNERYIESFSVFFSKDRKTWKIYKGALSREKKVFQAYTDGHLRVLNSFLPPVVARFVRLQPLSWHGRAAAQVQVLGCPVAKVTPRSRPAPEFPSIKVNMGTPEPSPTPTEGPVLVETKLNTSVPVGSSQPVIVAVGVVLGLIMCGSCLLAGVWWKRRKKDSQMKYSLPTIGCQSFQAKSLSCTQSELISYPLERNVHDALPSPPLNDYAEPAVAAIGQKVGSTFRPASDEGYTTPFALNHYDTPGNLPEYAEPLPPEPEYATPFSEQPSESNLPTLAGIVHGHAHGAPTPAATAATRTPSHTQYDCPSHRMLSNGYCTPALHVNGPRPVSVIYAEPKSCDSLLQKHTYEKPL; translated from the exons gtAATGGCTGTGGACATACGCTGCTGGGCACCGAGTCAGGCACGTTGGCCTCTCAGAACTATCCAGGCACCTACCCCAGCAACTCCTGGTGTAAGTGGAGGCTTCGAGTGTCAGAGGGGCGAACGCTGCGATTGCTGTTTGGGGATTTTGACATTGAGAGCAGTCCGGGCTGCAGCAATGGCTCTCTCGTGATCACAGACAAGAGTGGAGAAGTCCGTCTGG gtccagtgtgtgggaagCTTGATtcatcacagaaaaatgtgacaCTCACAAGCAATGAAGTGACAATAACCTTCAGGTCCGGCCCACACCGCTCTGGAAGAGGGTTTCTACTGTCCTACGCCACAGACCGGTATCCAG aTCTCATTTCTTGTTTACAACGAGGATCTCATTCCAGCTCGCAGCTTTTGAG CGTGTACTGCCCTGCTGGATGTAAGGATGTCAGAGGGGATGTTTGGGGAAACTCTGAACAGGGTTACAGAGAT ACCTCAGTCCTGTGCAAATCTGCTGTCCACGCTGGAGCTGCATCTGACAGTCTGGGAGGTCGTGTCACTGTGAATCGTGGGAAAAGTCTTACACTTTATGAGTCCACCTTTGCTAATGGAATCCTTTCAAAAAT GGGATCATTATCTGAAAAGAAGCTGCTCTTCAGCAAAG AATGCAGCAACATCCTGAGTGTCACTGCTTTAAATGCCTCATCTTTCTGGGATAAAAACCAAGAGCACACAATGTTCTGGTCCTCCAGAAACATGGATACTAGCAATGAGTTCCTACTCTGGGCAGCAGACGGGAACGATCTGAAGCCATGGGTGGAGCTGGGGCTTAGTGATAGAAGCACTATCACag gAATAATAACAACGGGATCAAACGAGCGCTACATAGaatccttcagtgtttttttcagcaaggACAGAAAAACCTGGAAGATTTACAAAGGTGCtctcagcagagaaaaaaag GTGTTTCAGGCCTACACTGATGGCCACCTTAGGGTTCTCAACAGCTTTCTCCCTCCTGTGGTGGCTCGATTTGTCCGGCTACAGCCGCTGAGCTGGCACGGCCGAGCTGCCGCTCAGGTGCAAGTCCTGGGCTGCCCTGTGGCCAAGGTGACACCAAGGTCACGCCCAGCCCCCG AATTTCCATCCATCAAAGTAAACATGGGAACACCAGAGCCCAGCCCAACTCCAACTGAGGGCCCAGTGTTAGTGGAGACCAAACTGA ACACTTCCGTTCCTGTAGGCTCCAGTCAGCCAGTAATAGTGGCGGTGGGAGTGGTGCTGGGCCTGATCATGTGCGGCAGTTGTTTGTTGGCTGGAGTCTGGTGGAAGAGAAG GAAAAAAGATTCACAAATGAAGTACTCTTTACCCACAA tAGGTTGTCAGAGTTTCCAGGCAAAGAGTCTCTCCTGCACACAGTCGGAGCTTATCTCTTATCCTCTGGAGCGAAATGTCCATGATGCTCTACCTAGCCCTCCTCTTAATg ACTATGCAGAGCCTGCTGTTGCAGCTATTGGGCAGAAAGTTGGGTCAACGTTTAGACCGGCCTCAGATGAGGGCTACACCACCCCCTTTGCCCTCAACCATTATGACACTCCTGGCAACCTTCCTGAGTACGCCGAGCCTCTTCCCCCAGAGCCCGAGTACGCCACCCCATTCAGTGAGCAGCCCTCCGAGTCCAACCTGCCAACTCTGGCGGGGATCGTTCACGGTCATGCACATGGAGCTCCTACACCCGCAGCTACTGCTGCTACCAGAACACCCAGCCACACCCAGTATGACTGTCCCTCACACAGGATGCTGTCCAATGGCTACTGCACTCCTGCTCTTCATGTCAATGGCCCGCGGCCTGTCAGTGTGATCTACGCTGAGCCGAAGTCATGTGACTCTTTACTACAGAAGCACACATATGAGAAGCCTTTGTGA
- the si:dkey-34d22.1 gene encoding discoidin, CUB and LCCL domain-containing protein 1 isoform X3 has product MLTKCENIRDAVKSLIAGFWITFSFCSVGVQGQEGNGCGHTLLGTESGTLASQNYPGTYPSNSWCKWRLRVSEGRTLRLLFGDFDIESSPGCSNGSLVITDKSGEVRLGPVCGKLDSSQKNVTLTSNEVTITFRSGPHRSGRGFLLSYATDRYPDLISCLQRGSHSSSQLLSVYCPAGCKDVRGDVWGNSEQGYRDTSVLCKSAVHAGAASDSLGGRVTVNRGKSLTLYESTFANGILSKMGSLSEKKLLFSKECSNILSVTALNASSFWDKNQEHTMFWSSRNMDTSNEFLLWAADGNDLKPWVELGLSDRSTITGIITTGSNERYIESFSVFFSKDRKTWKIYKGALSREKKVFQAYTDGHLRVLNSFLPPVVARFVRLQPLSWHGRAAAQVQVLGCPVAKVTPRSRPAPEFPSIKVNMGTPEPSPTPTEGPVLVETKLSSSQPVIVAVGVVLGLIMCGSCLLAGVWWKRRKKDSQMKYSLPTIGCQSFQAKSLSCTQSELISYPLERNVHDALPSPPLNDYAEPAVAAIGQKVGSTFRPASDEGYTTPFALNHYDTPGNLPEYAEPLPPEPEYATPFSEQPSESNLPTLAGIVHGHAHGAPTPAATAATRTPSHTQYDCPSHRMLSNGYCTPALHVNGPRPVSVIYAEPKSCDSLLQKHTYEKPL; this is encoded by the exons gtAATGGCTGTGGACATACGCTGCTGGGCACCGAGTCAGGCACGTTGGCCTCTCAGAACTATCCAGGCACCTACCCCAGCAACTCCTGGTGTAAGTGGAGGCTTCGAGTGTCAGAGGGGCGAACGCTGCGATTGCTGTTTGGGGATTTTGACATTGAGAGCAGTCCGGGCTGCAGCAATGGCTCTCTCGTGATCACAGACAAGAGTGGAGAAGTCCGTCTGG gtccagtgtgtgggaagCTTGATtcatcacagaaaaatgtgacaCTCACAAGCAATGAAGTGACAATAACCTTCAGGTCCGGCCCACACCGCTCTGGAAGAGGGTTTCTACTGTCCTACGCCACAGACCGGTATCCAG aTCTCATTTCTTGTTTACAACGAGGATCTCATTCCAGCTCGCAGCTTTTGAG CGTGTACTGCCCTGCTGGATGTAAGGATGTCAGAGGGGATGTTTGGGGAAACTCTGAACAGGGTTACAGAGAT ACCTCAGTCCTGTGCAAATCTGCTGTCCACGCTGGAGCTGCATCTGACAGTCTGGGAGGTCGTGTCACTGTGAATCGTGGGAAAAGTCTTACACTTTATGAGTCCACCTTTGCTAATGGAATCCTTTCAAAAAT GGGATCATTATCTGAAAAGAAGCTGCTCTTCAGCAAAG AATGCAGCAACATCCTGAGTGTCACTGCTTTAAATGCCTCATCTTTCTGGGATAAAAACCAAGAGCACACAATGTTCTGGTCCTCCAGAAACATGGATACTAGCAATGAGTTCCTACTCTGGGCAGCAGACGGGAACGATCTGAAGCCATGGGTGGAGCTGGGGCTTAGTGATAGAAGCACTATCACag gAATAATAACAACGGGATCAAACGAGCGCTACATAGaatccttcagtgtttttttcagcaaggACAGAAAAACCTGGAAGATTTACAAAGGTGCtctcagcagagaaaaaaag GTGTTTCAGGCCTACACTGATGGCCACCTTAGGGTTCTCAACAGCTTTCTCCCTCCTGTGGTGGCTCGATTTGTCCGGCTACAGCCGCTGAGCTGGCACGGCCGAGCTGCCGCTCAGGTGCAAGTCCTGGGCTGCCCTGTGGCCAAGGTGACACCAAGGTCACGCCCAGCCCCCG AATTTCCATCCATCAAAGTAAACATGGGAACACCAGAGCCCAGCCCAACTCCAACTGAGGGCCCAGTGTTAGTGGAGACCAAACTGA GCTCCAGTCAGCCAGTAATAGTGGCGGTGGGAGTGGTGCTGGGCCTGATCATGTGCGGCAGTTGTTTGTTGGCTGGAGTCTGGTGGAAGAGAAG GAAAAAAGATTCACAAATGAAGTACTCTTTACCCACAA tAGGTTGTCAGAGTTTCCAGGCAAAGAGTCTCTCCTGCACACAGTCGGAGCTTATCTCTTATCCTCTGGAGCGAAATGTCCATGATGCTCTACCTAGCCCTCCTCTTAATg ACTATGCAGAGCCTGCTGTTGCAGCTATTGGGCAGAAAGTTGGGTCAACGTTTAGACCGGCCTCAGATGAGGGCTACACCACCCCCTTTGCCCTCAACCATTATGACACTCCTGGCAACCTTCCTGAGTACGCCGAGCCTCTTCCCCCAGAGCCCGAGTACGCCACCCCATTCAGTGAGCAGCCCTCCGAGTCCAACCTGCCAACTCTGGCGGGGATCGTTCACGGTCATGCACATGGAGCTCCTACACCCGCAGCTACTGCTGCTACCAGAACACCCAGCCACACCCAGTATGACTGTCCCTCACACAGGATGCTGTCCAATGGCTACTGCACTCCTGCTCTTCATGTCAATGGCCCGCGGCCTGTCAGTGTGATCTACGCTGAGCCGAAGTCATGTGACTCTTTACTACAGAAGCACACATATGAGAAGCCTTTGTGA
- the si:dkey-34d22.1 gene encoding discoidin, CUB and LCCL domain-containing protein 1 isoform X2: MLTKCENIRDAVKSLIAGFWITFSFCSVGVQGQEGNGCGHTLLGTESGTLASQNYPGTYPSNSWCKWRLRVSEGRTLRLLFGDFDIESSPGCSNGSLVITDKSGEVRLGPVCGKLDSSQKNVTLTSNEVTITFRSGPHRSGRGFLLSYATDRYPDLISCLQRGSHSSSQLLSVYCPAGCKDVRGDVWGNSEQGYRDTSVLCKSAVHAGAASDSLGGRVTVNRGKSLTLYESTFANGILSKMGSLSEKKLLFSKECSNILSVTALNASSFWDKNQEHTMFWSSRNMDTSNEFLLWAADGNDLKPWVELGLSDRSTITGIITTGSNERYIESFSVFFSKDRKTWKIYKGALSREKKVFQAYTDGHLRVLNSFLPPVVARFVRLQPLSWHGRAAAQVQVLGCPVAKVTPRSRPAPEFPSIKVNMGTPEPSPTPTEGPVLVETKLNTSVPVGSSQPVIVAVGVVLGLIMCGSCLLAGVWWKRRKKDSQMKYSLPTSCQSFQAKSLSCTQSELISYPLERNVHDALPSPPLNDYAEPAVAAIGQKVGSTFRPASDEGYTTPFALNHYDTPGNLPEYAEPLPPEPEYATPFSEQPSESNLPTLAGIVHGHAHGAPTPAATAATRTPSHTQYDCPSHRMLSNGYCTPALHVNGPRPVSVIYAEPKSCDSLLQKHTYEKPL, translated from the exons gtAATGGCTGTGGACATACGCTGCTGGGCACCGAGTCAGGCACGTTGGCCTCTCAGAACTATCCAGGCACCTACCCCAGCAACTCCTGGTGTAAGTGGAGGCTTCGAGTGTCAGAGGGGCGAACGCTGCGATTGCTGTTTGGGGATTTTGACATTGAGAGCAGTCCGGGCTGCAGCAATGGCTCTCTCGTGATCACAGACAAGAGTGGAGAAGTCCGTCTGG gtccagtgtgtgggaagCTTGATtcatcacagaaaaatgtgacaCTCACAAGCAATGAAGTGACAATAACCTTCAGGTCCGGCCCACACCGCTCTGGAAGAGGGTTTCTACTGTCCTACGCCACAGACCGGTATCCAG aTCTCATTTCTTGTTTACAACGAGGATCTCATTCCAGCTCGCAGCTTTTGAG CGTGTACTGCCCTGCTGGATGTAAGGATGTCAGAGGGGATGTTTGGGGAAACTCTGAACAGGGTTACAGAGAT ACCTCAGTCCTGTGCAAATCTGCTGTCCACGCTGGAGCTGCATCTGACAGTCTGGGAGGTCGTGTCACTGTGAATCGTGGGAAAAGTCTTACACTTTATGAGTCCACCTTTGCTAATGGAATCCTTTCAAAAAT GGGATCATTATCTGAAAAGAAGCTGCTCTTCAGCAAAG AATGCAGCAACATCCTGAGTGTCACTGCTTTAAATGCCTCATCTTTCTGGGATAAAAACCAAGAGCACACAATGTTCTGGTCCTCCAGAAACATGGATACTAGCAATGAGTTCCTACTCTGGGCAGCAGACGGGAACGATCTGAAGCCATGGGTGGAGCTGGGGCTTAGTGATAGAAGCACTATCACag gAATAATAACAACGGGATCAAACGAGCGCTACATAGaatccttcagtgtttttttcagcaaggACAGAAAAACCTGGAAGATTTACAAAGGTGCtctcagcagagaaaaaaag GTGTTTCAGGCCTACACTGATGGCCACCTTAGGGTTCTCAACAGCTTTCTCCCTCCTGTGGTGGCTCGATTTGTCCGGCTACAGCCGCTGAGCTGGCACGGCCGAGCTGCCGCTCAGGTGCAAGTCCTGGGCTGCCCTGTGGCCAAGGTGACACCAAGGTCACGCCCAGCCCCCG AATTTCCATCCATCAAAGTAAACATGGGAACACCAGAGCCCAGCCCAACTCCAACTGAGGGCCCAGTGTTAGTGGAGACCAAACTGA ACACTTCCGTTCCTGTAGGCTCCAGTCAGCCAGTAATAGTGGCGGTGGGAGTGGTGCTGGGCCTGATCATGTGCGGCAGTTGTTTGTTGGCTGGAGTCTGGTGGAAGAGAAG GAAAAAAGATTCACAAATGAAGTACTCTTTACCCACAA GTTGTCAGAGTTTCCAGGCAAAGAGTCTCTCCTGCACACAGTCGGAGCTTATCTCTTATCCTCTGGAGCGAAATGTCCATGATGCTCTACCTAGCCCTCCTCTTAATg ACTATGCAGAGCCTGCTGTTGCAGCTATTGGGCAGAAAGTTGGGTCAACGTTTAGACCGGCCTCAGATGAGGGCTACACCACCCCCTTTGCCCTCAACCATTATGACACTCCTGGCAACCTTCCTGAGTACGCCGAGCCTCTTCCCCCAGAGCCCGAGTACGCCACCCCATTCAGTGAGCAGCCCTCCGAGTCCAACCTGCCAACTCTGGCGGGGATCGTTCACGGTCATGCACATGGAGCTCCTACACCCGCAGCTACTGCTGCTACCAGAACACCCAGCCACACCCAGTATGACTGTCCCTCACACAGGATGCTGTCCAATGGCTACTGCACTCCTGCTCTTCATGTCAATGGCCCGCGGCCTGTCAGTGTGATCTACGCTGAGCCGAAGTCATGTGACTCTTTACTACAGAAGCACACATATGAGAAGCCTTTGTGA